A genomic segment from Malaclemys terrapin pileata isolate rMalTer1 chromosome 1, rMalTer1.hap1, whole genome shotgun sequence encodes:
- the TIGIT gene encoding T-cell immunoreceptor with Ig and ITIM domains isoform X1: protein MGYPLLLGQLLWHMAPLLPVSGDTTEKILTAGNVSAVENSNITLQCSLSLTNAIVSQVNWNRCNKVMLAVYLSKDKAMVQPAFTEKVSLAAEYGITIHLLGVNDTGDYCCEFHTFPYGIYEGRMFLELTGASEETIFWKNLPYIIISLILGVLLLVCFIVWILRRKKQTQKIHVPPHVLQKAPSSSSGKDGSSQNPTTGSSAEASVASASSVGAQEESDDGHDYFNVLRYKSHSSSSTVVQMG, encoded by the exons ATGGGTTATCCTCTCCTTCTGGGACAGCTGCTGTGGCATATGGCTCCTCTCCTGCCTGTTTCAG GGGACACAACTGAGAAAATTCTAACAGCTGGGAATGTTTCTGCAGTTGAAAACAGCAACATCACCCTGCAGTGTTCTCTCTCTTTGACCAATGCTATTGTGTCGCAGGTGAACTGGAACAGGTGTAACAAGGTCATGCTTGCAGTTTACCTAAGCAAAGATAAAGCCATGGTCCAGCCGGCATTCACTGAGAAGGTATCGCTGGCAGCAGAGTATGGGATAACAATCCACTTATTAGGAGTCAATGACACTGGGGATTACTGCTGTGAATTTCACACCTTCCCTTATGGGATATATGAAGGGAGAATGTTCCTGGAACTGACAG GAGCATCAGAGGAGACGATCTTTTGGAAGAACCTTCCATACATAATCATCAGCCTGATATTGGGAGTTCTGCTCCTAGTGTGTTTCATAGTCTGGATCCTCAGGAGAAAG AAACAAACTCAGAAGATCCATGTGCCACCCCATGTCCTGCAGAAGGCGCCCTCCAGCAGCAGCGGGAAGGATGGCAGTTCACAAAACCCCACCACAGGCAGCTCAGCAGAGGCCAGCGTGGCATCTGCCAGCAGCGTGGGAGCTCAGGAGGAGTCTGATGATGGTCACGACTATTTCAACGTCCTGCGATACAAAAGCCACAGCAGCAGTAGCACTGTGGTACAAATGGGGtag
- the TIGIT gene encoding T-cell immunoreceptor with Ig and ITIM domains isoform X2 encodes MGYPLLLGQLLWHMAPLLPVSGDTTEKILTAGNVSAVENSNITLQCSLSLTNAIVSQVNWNRCNKVMLAVYLSKDKAMVQPAFTEKVSLAAEYGITIHLLGVNDTGDYCCEFHTFPYGIYEGRMFLELTGASEETIFWKNLPYIIISLILGVLLLVCFIVWILRRKERGGRMVGT; translated from the exons ATGGGTTATCCTCTCCTTCTGGGACAGCTGCTGTGGCATATGGCTCCTCTCCTGCCTGTTTCAG GGGACACAACTGAGAAAATTCTAACAGCTGGGAATGTTTCTGCAGTTGAAAACAGCAACATCACCCTGCAGTGTTCTCTCTCTTTGACCAATGCTATTGTGTCGCAGGTGAACTGGAACAGGTGTAACAAGGTCATGCTTGCAGTTTACCTAAGCAAAGATAAAGCCATGGTCCAGCCGGCATTCACTGAGAAGGTATCGCTGGCAGCAGAGTATGGGATAACAATCCACTTATTAGGAGTCAATGACACTGGGGATTACTGCTGTGAATTTCACACCTTCCCTTATGGGATATATGAAGGGAGAATGTTCCTGGAACTGACAG GAGCATCAGAGGAGACGATCTTTTGGAAGAACCTTCCATACATAATCATCAGCCTGATATTGGGAGTTCTGCTCCTAGTGTGTTTCATAGTCTGGATCCTCAGGAGAAAG gAAAGAGGTGGAAGGATGGTGGGAACCTGA